One part of the Pseudemcibacter aquimaris genome encodes these proteins:
- a CDS encoding DUF6122 family protein yields the protein MEFIPNLQTVVHYSLHFIVPGMLAWLFFKDNWKWAWFIMIATMLVDLDHLLADPIFDPNRCSIGFHPLHSYYAIALYFGMLFIKNTYVRIVGLGLLFHMVTDFQDCLW from the coding sequence ATGGAGTTTATCCCAAACTTACAAACGGTTGTTCATTATAGCCTGCATTTTATTGTACCGGGAATGCTCGCGTGGCTTTTCTTTAAAGATAATTGGAAATGGGCATGGTTTATCATGATCGCGACCATGTTGGTTGATCTGGATCATTTGCTGGCTGATCCGATATTTGATCCGAACCGCTGTAGCATTGGTTTTCACCCATTGCATTCATATTATGCCATTGCATTGTATTTTGGGATGCTTTTTATAAAAAATACATATGTCCGGATCGTGGGGCTCGGATTATTGTTTCATATGGTTACGGATTTTCAGGACTGCCTTTGGTAG
- a CDS encoding RT0821/Lpp0805 family surface protein, whose amino-acid sequence MTNFKSIAKITLMMLMSLSVMSCTKEESGTLLGAIGGAIIGSEITGDSSTGVMLGTLAGAYAGREIGRRLDEADQQQMYNTTQGALESGVSGEAQTWYNPDSGNRGTVTPQPAYQDTQGEYCREYQQTVTIGGEQETAYGTACRMPDGTWKIINS is encoded by the coding sequence ATGACGAATTTTAAGAGCATTGCAAAAATCACTTTGATGATGCTTATGTCATTATCAGTCATGTCTTGTACGAAAGAAGAAAGCGGCACATTGCTTGGCGCTATTGGTGGTGCCATCATTGGTTCTGAAATTACCGGTGACAGTTCAACTGGTGTGATGCTTGGCACACTTGCTGGTGCCTATGCTGGCCGTGAAATTGGCCGCAGATTGGACGAAGCAGACCAGCAACAAATGTATAATACAACGCAAGGCGCACTTGAAAGTGGCGTATCTGGCGAGGCGCAAACATGGTATAACCCAGATAGCGGAAACCGCGGCACCGTAACACCGCAACCGGCCTATCAAGACACACAAGGCGAATATTGCCGTGAATATCAGCAAACAGTGACAATTGGCGGCGAACAGGAAACTGCCTATGGTACAGCATGCCGCATGCCAGACGGCACTTGGAAAATTATAAATAGCTGA
- a CDS encoding YihY/virulence factor BrkB family protein → MEKPISFIKFLFKAIANFNKHDGMVMAGHLAFLGMLALFPFIIFLVSLAGTFGQSAAGTEALDALFNNMPQDVVVVLRGPIETMVSTSGKGIMTFSIIGALWVSSSAIDAARLANVRAYSTVTRRPYIRRRAENLLLVILSASSIILGMTALVFGPVIWKTIISFIPIDTDWNLLWNLIRLSTSFGLIFGALCLAYFVLRPRKLTIAGPVAPGALAAIVLWMIVGNGFSMYLKYFGNYDVTYGSLAGAMIALVFFYFLSVGFILGAEINAALYHHRLEKLEKNEPSD, encoded by the coding sequence ATGGAAAAACCCATCAGTTTCATAAAATTTTTATTTAAAGCCATTGCTAACTTTAATAAGCATGATGGCATGGTAATGGCCGGACATCTTGCCTTTCTTGGCATGCTCGCACTATTTCCATTTATCATTTTCTTGGTATCCCTCGCTGGCACATTTGGCCAATCCGCTGCGGGTACCGAGGCACTTGATGCATTATTTAACAATATGCCGCAAGATGTTGTGGTGGTTCTAAGGGGTCCCATTGAAACAATGGTATCCACATCCGGCAAGGGCATTATGACATTCAGTATCATCGGTGCGCTTTGGGTTTCATCATCCGCTATTGATGCGGCACGTCTTGCGAATGTTCGTGCCTATTCCACGGTGACAAGGCGCCCATACATCAGACGCCGTGCTGAAAATCTACTGCTTGTCATACTTTCCGCCAGCAGCATCATCCTTGGTATGACGGCCCTCGTCTTCGGACCTGTCATATGGAAAACCATAATAAGCTTTATTCCCATTGATACAGATTGGAATTTATTATGGAACCTAATCCGGTTATCAACCAGTTTCGGGCTTATATTTGGCGCACTTTGTCTCGCCTATTTCGTGCTTAGACCAAGGAAATTGACCATCGCCGGGCCTGTAGCACCGGGTGCACTAGCCGCAATCGTTTTATGGATGATCGTTGGTAACGGATTTTCCATGTATTTGAAATATTTCGGCAACTATGATGTGACCTACGGAAGCCTCGCCGGTGCTATGATCGCACTGGTATTTTTCTATTTTTTAAGTGTCGGATTTATCCTTGGCGCGGAAATTAATGCGGCGCTCTATCATCATAGACTAGAGAAATTAGAAAAAAACGAGCCAAGCGATTGA
- a CDS encoding TauD/TfdA family dioxygenase: protein MSNHPPERIERPSAWIGKNMAANPDKWLTYLDPEEIQELEHAADHFLETSKNIGEITINDFPLPLLSGRLASLKETLINGIGFEVIRGLPINEYSKEKAACIFCGIGAHLGSARSQNAAGHILGHVRNVGADANDPNTRIYQTSERQTFHTDSADVVGLMCLKTAKEGGGSLLVSTETIYNKMMRVNPELTALLFDNIATDRRGEVPDGQKPYFEIPVLNWHDEKLTGMYQRQYIESAQRFPDAPRLTNKHIQALDLFDSLANDPDLHFRMELKEGDLQFVYNHSQLHDREGFTDHPEPENRRHLYRLWLSLDGDRELPECFKERYGSIEIGNRGGIITPETKLTFEID, encoded by the coding sequence ATGTCAAACCATCCACCAGAAAGAATTGAACGACCTTCTGCGTGGATTGGCAAAAACATGGCCGCAAATCCTGATAAATGGCTTACTTATTTAGACCCTGAAGAAATTCAGGAACTTGAACATGCCGCGGATCATTTTCTTGAAACATCAAAAAACATTGGTGAAATCACAATTAACGATTTTCCATTGCCATTACTTTCTGGGCGACTGGCCAGCTTAAAAGAAACATTGATTAATGGTATCGGTTTCGAAGTCATCCGCGGGTTACCCATCAACGAATATTCGAAAGAAAAAGCAGCCTGTATCTTCTGTGGTATCGGCGCACATTTAGGGTCCGCAAGATCACAGAATGCCGCCGGACATATCCTTGGCCACGTTAGAAATGTTGGGGCGGATGCAAATGATCCAAACACGCGTATTTATCAAACGTCAGAACGACAAACATTCCATACGGACTCAGCCGATGTTGTCGGATTAATGTGCCTTAAAACCGCGAAAGAAGGCGGCGGATCATTACTGGTCAGCACCGAAACGATTTATAATAAAATGATGCGCGTTAACCCGGAACTAACGGCATTACTTTTTGACAATATTGCAACGGACAGGCGCGGCGAAGTACCAGATGGCCAAAAACCCTATTTCGAAATTCCGGTACTGAACTGGCATGACGAAAAACTTACCGGGATGTATCAGCGCCAATATATCGAAAGTGCGCAGCGTTTTCCAGATGCACCGCGTTTAACCAATAAACATATCCAAGCACTTGATCTTTTTGATAGTCTTGCCAACGACCCTGATCTTCATTTTAGAATGGAGTTAAAAGAAGGTGATCTACAATTTGTCTATAACCATTCACAGCTTCATGACCGTGAAGGCTTTACCGATCACCCTGAACCAGAAAACAGACGCCACCTTTATAGGCTATGGCTGTCATTAGATGGCGACCGTGAATTACCGGAATGTTTTAAAGAACGTTACGGCAGCATTGAAATAGGTAACCGAGGCGGCATCATTACCCCCGAAACAAAACTTACTTTTGAAATTGATTAG
- a CDS encoding cation diffusion facilitator family transporter gives MNEITTKQESEKLLKRATTASVSVAVTLIILKTYGYVESGSVAIFGTLLDSVMDSLSSIIIFAAVRFSMVPADDDHRFGHGKAEAIAGLLQAFVITATSILLMYEVVDKIKNPEEIAKTELGIGIIIASIVLTVLLVIYQRYVAKKTKSIAIEADGMHYTGDILLNLGVAISLVLGGYFNMVYADPLFGGIACLYLLHSAWEVFKASTDVLMDKEMEDDEKEKIISIIKSHDRVIGIHELRTRYSGLNIFIQFHMELENGISLFDAHEISDQVEVKIMENYPTAEVFIHADPEEVVSGSKA, from the coding sequence ATGAATGAAATCACGACCAAACAGGAATCAGAAAAACTTTTAAAGCGTGCAACAACCGCATCGGTAAGTGTTGCAGTGACGCTTATTATCCTAAAAACATATGGATATGTTGAAAGTGGTTCGGTCGCGATTTTTGGTACGCTTCTTGATAGTGTGATGGATAGTCTTTCGTCGATTATTATTTTCGCGGCCGTCCGGTTTTCAATGGTACCGGCCGACGATGATCACCGTTTTGGTCACGGTAAAGCAGAAGCGATTGCAGGATTATTACAAGCCTTTGTCATTACCGCGACATCGATACTGCTGATGTATGAGGTGGTCGATAAAATTAAAAACCCTGAAGAAATAGCGAAAACCGAGCTGGGTATCGGCATCATTATCGCGTCCATTGTGCTTACGGTGCTTTTGGTGATTTATCAGCGTTATGTTGCGAAGAAAACCAAATCCATCGCCATTGAGGCAGATGGAATGCATTACACCGGGGATATACTGTTAAACCTTGGGGTTGCTATATCGCTGGTGCTTGGGGGTTATTTCAATATGGTTTATGCCGATCCATTGTTCGGCGGGATTGCCTGTCTTTATCTTTTGCATAGTGCATGGGAAGTTTTTAAAGCCAGCACCGATGTACTTATGGATAAGGAAATGGAAGATGATGAAAAAGAAAAAATCATATCCATCATCAAATCACATGATAGGGTTATTGGCATACATGAATTAAGAACCCGATATTCAGGGCTTAATATTTTCATTCAGTTTCATATGGAGCTGGAAAATGGCATCAGTCTTTTTGATGCCCATGAAATTTCCGATCAGGTCGAAGTCAAAATCATGGAAAATTACCCAACAGCGGAAGTATTCATCCATGCCGACCCAGAAGAAGTGGTTAGCGGGTCCAAGGCATAA
- the pdxH gene encoding pyridoxamine 5'-phosphate oxidase, producing MQDPFERFAEWFEEAGKSEDMAEAMSIATVDDQGRPSIRMVLLKDYSPEGFVFYTNLQSRKGQEIAGNPNMAFCFHWKSLARQVRIEGEVEQVSDEEADAYFASRPKDSQIGAWASKQSQPMEGRFEFEGRILKYTTKYGIGEVPRPEFWSGFRLKPRRIEFWQDRKFRLHDRHIYLRNEQGDWDTETLYP from the coding sequence ATGCAGGATCCTTTTGAAAGATTTGCCGAATGGTTTGAAGAGGCAGGAAAATCCGAAGATATGGCAGAGGCAATGTCAATTGCCACAGTTGATGATCAAGGCCGCCCATCAATAAGAATGGTATTGTTAAAAGACTATAGTCCAGAAGGGTTTGTATTTTATACAAATCTACAAAGCCGTAAGGGGCAGGAAATTGCCGGAAATCCAAACATGGCATTTTGTTTTCATTGGAAAAGCTTAGCAAGGCAAGTTCGTATTGAAGGCGAGGTTGAGCAGGTAAGTGATGAAGAAGCTGATGCATACTTCGCGAGCCGCCCGAAAGATAGCCAGATTGGCGCCTGGGCATCAAAACAAAGCCAGCCGATGGAAGGGCGATTTGAATTTGAAGGTCGTATTTTAAAATATACTACCAAATATGGTATTGGCGAAGTACCGCGTCCAGAATTTTGGTCAGGGTTTAGACTTAAACCACGCCGTATCGAATTTTGGCAGGATAGAAAATTCAGACTTCATGATCGTCATATTTATTTGCGCAATGAACAAGGGGATTGGGATACAGAAACCCTTTATCCATAA
- the aroC gene encoding chorismate synthase, producing MSDNSYGKLFRVTTWGESHGPAIGCVVDGVPPRIPVTEADLQVYLDQRKPGQNRFTTQRQEPDQVKIMSGVFEGMTTGTSISLVIENKDQRSKDYGDIKDKFRPGHADYTYNAKYGIRDYRGGGRSSARETAMRVAAGGIARKVLGDDIKITGALVQIGDKKINPDNWDDKEISNNPFWCPDADMVPEWEKYLDSIRKAGSSIGAVIEVRASGVPAGLGAPIYNKLDTDLAAAMMSINAVKGVEIGAGFGSAALTGEENADEIRIKDGNPEFTSNNAGGILGGISSGQEIVVRFAVKPTSSILTPRDTIDKHGNETEILTKGRHDPCVGIRAVPIGEAMMACVLADHIMLHRAQCG from the coding sequence ATGTCAGATAATTCTTACGGCAAGCTTTTCCGGGTTACCACCTGGGGGGAATCGCACGGCCCAGCCATTGGTTGTGTCGTTGATGGCGTACCACCACGCATTCCGGTCACCGAAGCCGATCTACAAGTTTATCTGGATCAACGTAAGCCGGGTCAAAACCGATTTACAACACAGCGCCAAGAACCAGATCAGGTTAAAATCATGTCCGGCGTATTTGAAGGAATGACCACCGGTACATCCATCAGTTTGGTTATTGAAAATAAAGATCAGCGTTCAAAAGATTACGGCGACATCAAGGATAAATTCCGTCCGGGTCACGCGGATTATACCTATAACGCGAAATATGGTATCCGCGATTACCGTGGTGGCGGCAGATCATCCGCACGTGAAACGGCCATGCGTGTTGCGGCTGGTGGCATTGCGCGTAAAGTTCTGGGTGATGATATTAAAATCACCGGTGCTCTTGTTCAAATCGGCGACAAAAAAATCAACCCTGACAATTGGGATGATAAGGAAATTAGCAACAACCCTTTTTGGTGCCCGGATGCCGACATGGTTCCAGAATGGGAAAAATATCTGGATAGCATTCGTAAGGCCGGCAGTTCAATCGGTGCTGTGATCGAGGTTCGCGCTAGTGGTGTTCCTGCTGGTCTTGGCGCACCGATTTATAACAAACTTGATACCGACCTTGCCGCTGCAATGATGAGCATCAACGCGGTTAAGGGCGTTGAAATTGGTGCAGGGTTTGGCAGTGCTGCCTTAACAGGTGAAGAAAACGCAGATGAAATCCGCATCAAAGATGGAAACCCTGAATTCACAAGCAATAATGCCGGCGGTATTTTGGGGGGAATATCATCGGGGCAAGAAATTGTTGTGCGTTTTGCCGTGAAGCCGACGTCATCGATCCTGACGCCACGTGATACAATTGACAAACACGGCAATGAAACGGAAATTCTTACCAAAGGTCGCCATGACCCATGTGTTGGCATTCGCGCAGTACCAATTGGCGAGGCGATGATGGCATGTGTACTTGCCGATCATATTATGCTTCACCGGGCGCAATGCGGATAA
- a CDS encoding TlyA family RNA methyltransferase has translation MAKKRVDQLLVDRGLAESRSRAQAYIMAGNVFSGEQKILKSGQQVKEDIALEVRGKEHPWVSRGGLKLVKGLDEFKIDPTGMTVIDVGASTGGFTDVCLTNGADRVYAVDVGHGQLAWKIRNDDRVVVLEKTNARYLSDEQVPEKVNLIVCDASFIGLQTVLPAPMSLAAEGCVLIALIKPQFEVGKGKVGKGGVVREPELHKEVCDKIENWIRDDMDGWNVIGLTQSPIKGPEGNIEFLIGARYEP, from the coding sequence ATGGCTAAAAAGCGCGTAGATCAATTACTCGTTGACCGCGGTCTTGCTGAAAGCCGTTCACGGGCGCAGGCCTATATCATGGCGGGAAATGTATTTTCCGGTGAGCAAAAAATCCTTAAATCAGGCCAGCAGGTTAAAGAGGACATCGCATTAGAAGTCCGCGGTAAAGAACACCCGTGGGTTAGTCGTGGTGGACTTAAACTTGTTAAGGGACTTGATGAATTTAAAATTGACCCAACTGGAATGACCGTCATTGATGTGGGGGCGTCGACGGGCGGCTTTACGGATGTGTGCCTGACGAATGGCGCTGACCGTGTTTATGCGGTTGATGTTGGACATGGGCAGCTTGCGTGGAAAATCAGAAATGATGATCGTGTCGTCGTGCTTGAAAAAACCAATGCCCGTTATTTAAGCGATGAACAGGTGCCCGAAAAAGTAAACCTGATTGTCTGTGATGCTAGTTTTATCGGTCTTCAAACCGTGTTGCCTGCGCCAATGAGTTTGGCGGCTGAAGGATGCGTTTTAATCGCGCTTATCAAACCGCAATTTGAAGTTGGCAAAGGAAAAGTCGGTAAAGGCGGTGTGGTTCGTGAACCGGAACTTCATAAAGAAGTGTGCGACAAAATTGAAAACTGGATTAGAGATGACATGGACGGCTGGAATGTTATCGGTTTAACCCAAAGCCCGATCAAGGGCCCAGAAGGCAATATTGAATTTTTAATCGGGGCCAGATATGAACCATAA
- the fabI gene encoding enoyl-ACP reductase FabI → MAEKKGLLSSKRGIIMGAANNRSIAWGIAKKAADEGAELAFTYQGEALEKRVRPLAESVGSSLVLPCDVTDNASIDAVFAELEKKWGKLDFLVHAIAYADKEELDGRYVDTSLDNFLKSMHISCYSFTAVAQRAEKLMTDGGSMITLSYYGAEKVIPHYNVMGVAKAALEASVKYLARDLGPKNIRVNSISAGPIKTLAASGIGDFRYILKWNELNSPMGRNVSIDEVGNAGAYFLSDLSSGVTGENHHVDGGYHVMGMKREDAPDLTLNKD, encoded by the coding sequence ATGGCTGAAAAAAAAGGACTTCTGTCAAGCAAACGCGGCATCATTATGGGCGCTGCCAATAATCGCTCAATTGCGTGGGGCATTGCGAAAAAAGCGGCCGACGAAGGGGCAGAACTTGCTTTCACTTATCAAGGCGAAGCTCTTGAAAAACGCGTACGCCCGCTTGCGGAAAGTGTTGGTTCATCACTTGTACTTCCATGTGATGTGACGGATAACGCATCTATTGATGCCGTATTCGCAGAACTTGAGAAAAAATGGGGCAAGTTGGATTTCCTTGTGCACGCAATTGCATATGCCGATAAAGAAGAACTTGATGGCCGTTATGTTGATACATCGCTCGATAATTTCTTAAAAAGCATGCATATTTCCTGTTATTCATTTACAGCCGTTGCACAGCGTGCTGAAAAATTAATGACCGATGGCGGCAGCATGATTACGCTAAGCTATTACGGCGCAGAAAAAGTGATCCCGCATTATAACGTTATGGGTGTTGCAAAAGCAGCACTTGAAGCAAGTGTAAAATATCTTGCTCGTGATCTTGGTCCAAAAAACATTCGTGTGAACAGTATTTCAGCAGGTCCGATCAAAACGTTGGCAGCCAGCGGCATTGGTGATTTCCGTTATATCCTGAAATGGAACGAATTAAATTCACCAATGGGGCGCAACGTAAGCATCGACGAAGTGGGTAATGCAGGCGCATATTTCCTTAGTGATCTTTCGTCTGGTGTCACCGGTGAAAATCATCATGTTGATGGTGGTTACCATGTGATGGGAATGAAGCGCGAAGATGCCCCAGACCTGACCTTAAACAAGGACTAA
- the rlmD gene encoding 23S rRNA (uracil(1939)-C(5))-methyltransferase RlmD: protein MNHKVTINEIGGRGDGLAEVDGKTIYIPYTVPGDVIDAKIQGSKGKLRHIHQKSTERAEPICKHFGKCGGCLLQHINADYYKNWKEGLIRTALAHQGSKDADIAPIKVSPMGSRRRTTFQAIGRGNGNIVFGYAEKGSHNLIDVFECPILAPELVALIGPIKKLISGILDKKEKMSVSLTLAENGIDMMLKGKGDPSLNLRMDLAEFAEKHDLARISWFDTKLKKGQYELLAERKKPYVTFEGNKVYFPSGSFLQATQQGQDALINAMLDGIGDASKVVDLFSGCGTFSIAAANSSNVHAVENNEEMLTALKLSANQMTGIKKVTTELRDLFKRPLLPHELNEFDAAIIDPPRAGAKHQMEEIIKSDIQKLVMISCNPITFSRDVQSLIDAGFEMGAVTPVDQFLYAPHLEIVSVFTR from the coding sequence ATGAACCATAAAGTAACAATAAATGAAATTGGTGGTCGTGGTGATGGCCTAGCCGAGGTGGACGGTAAAACGATTTATATTCCATACACAGTGCCGGGTGATGTTATTGATGCCAAAATTCAGGGGTCAAAAGGAAAATTACGTCATATCCATCAGAAATCCACCGAACGTGCGGAACCCATTTGCAAACATTTCGGTAAATGCGGTGGTTGTTTATTGCAGCACATTAATGCTGATTATTATAAAAACTGGAAAGAAGGGTTGATCAGAACGGCCCTTGCCCACCAAGGCAGCAAGGATGCAGATATTGCACCGATTAAAGTGAGCCCGATGGGCAGCCGCAGACGAACAACATTTCAGGCAATTGGCCGTGGTAACGGAAATATTGTTTTTGGTTATGCAGAAAAAGGTAGTCATAATCTGATCGATGTTTTTGAATGCCCGATCTTGGCACCGGAATTGGTTGCGTTAATAGGGCCGATTAAAAAATTGATATCCGGCATTCTTGATAAAAAAGAAAAAATGTCCGTCTCTCTAACCCTTGCTGAAAATGGCATTGATATGATGTTAAAGGGCAAGGGTGACCCGAGCCTGAATTTAAGAATGGATCTTGCGGAATTCGCGGAAAAGCATGACCTTGCCCGTATTAGCTGGTTTGATACAAAACTTAAAAAAGGGCAATATGAATTGCTCGCGGAACGTAAAAAGCCATATGTGACATTCGAAGGGAATAAAGTATATTTCCCATCCGGTTCATTTTTACAGGCAACCCAACAAGGGCAAGATGCACTTATTAATGCAATGCTTGATGGCATTGGTGATGCGTCAAAGGTGGTTGATTTATTTTCTGGGTGCGGCACATTTTCAATTGCGGCTGCCAATAGTTCCAATGTTCATGCGGTGGAAAATAACGAAGAAATGCTAACCGCATTAAAATTAAGTGCAAATCAAATGACGGGCATTAAAAAGGTTACAACGGAACTTCGTGATCTTTTTAAGCGGCCATTATTGCCACATGAACTTAATGAATTTGATGCGGCGATTATTGACCCGCCACGCGCGGGCGCAAAACATCAAATGGAAGAAATCATTAAATCAGATATTCAAAAGCTGGTGATGATTTCATGCAATCCGATTACTTTTTCAAGGGATGTGCAAAGTTTAATTGATGCTGGTTTTGAAATGGGTGCGGTAACGCCCGTTGATCAGTTTTTATATGCACCACACCTTGAAATTGTTTCTGTCTTTACACGCTAA
- a CDS encoding DnaJ C-terminal domain-containing protein, producing MKDPYKVLGVDKNTSQADLKKKYRKLAMKLHPDQNPGDEKVAEQFKEVSAAYALLSDEKMKARYDRGEINPDGSEKGFHRYRQNAGGNPYGGGFGGGRGGGNPFGAGFDAEDLFSSIFGGMGGGAGARTAGGRARAQSPRKRGKDKTYTINIDFLDAVLGSKKQITLENGKTLNIKTPVNVKEGQQIRLKGQGLPGTGGGSSGDALIEVNIKKHPYFTRNGNDILIDLPITLEEAVMGAKVTVPALTGKIALKVPKHSSSGKIMRLKEKGAMDPKTKKRGDLLVKLQIMLLGDNLAGLENTVKKWSSKDKEAEINKIRGHLD from the coding sequence ATGAAAGATCCATATAAAGTACTCGGCGTCGATAAAAATACGAGCCAGGCCGATTTAAAAAAGAAATATCGTAAGCTGGCGATGAAACTTCACCCGGATCAAAACCCCGGTGATGAAAAGGTTGCTGAACAATTTAAAGAGGTTTCAGCGGCATACGCCCTTTTAAGTGACGAAAAAATGAAAGCCCGTTACGACCGCGGCGAGATTAACCCGGACGGCAGCGAAAAAGGATTTCATAGATATCGCCAAAATGCCGGCGGCAATCCATATGGCGGCGGTTTTGGTGGCGGCCGTGGTGGCGGTAACCCATTTGGTGCCGGGTTCGACGCAGAAGATTTATTTTCAAGTATTTTTGGTGGCATGGGTGGTGGCGCTGGCGCTAGAACCGCAGGCGGCAGAGCGCGTGCGCAGTCTCCAAGAAAACGCGGTAAGGATAAAACCTACACAATCAATATTGATTTTCTTGATGCCGTTCTTGGCAGCAAAAAACAAATCACCTTGGAAAATGGCAAGACCCTGAACATTAAGACACCCGTCAATGTGAAGGAAGGCCAGCAAATAAGGCTTAAAGGCCAGGGCTTACCCGGAACCGGTGGTGGTTCAAGCGGTGACGCTTTAATCGAAGTTAATATCAAAAAGCATCCCTATTTCACTAGAAACGGCAATGACATTCTGATTGATTTACCCATAACACTCGAAGAAGCGGTGATGGGGGCAAAAGTAACCGTACCCGCCTTAACAGGGAAAATCGCCCTTAAAGTTCCGAAACATTCCAGTTCCGGAAAGATAATGCGCCTAAAAGAAAAGGGTGCAATGGACCCAAAAACCAAAAAAAGAGGCGATTTATTGGTCAAACTGCAAATCATGTTACTAGGCGATAATTTGGCCGGGCTTGAAAATACTGTTAAAAAATGGTCATCTAAAGATAAAGAAGCAGAAATAAACAAGATTCGCGGTCATTTGGATTAA